In Rhopalosiphum padi isolate XX-2018 chromosome 3, ASM2088224v1, whole genome shotgun sequence, the genomic stretch cTGATCAAAAAACATTGGTTAATGGTTATTTAGAATGTGTAAATGTTAAAGAATCGTCCAATCAAACCAATTgtgttcaaaatgttttattagaaaatttaaaaaatgatgtaaGTGATACTGGTACACCTAATGATACGTATGTAATATCAGTAGATGATTtatcagttaataataataataataataatattataattaaaaatgatcaagAAGAGTATTCagatttttgtgattttgaaactaatttgcCCGATTCTCTTAATGTGCCTTTACCAAACAGAACATCACAAGAAAATCATGAAATCACTGAAGATTATCATACTGTTGACCAacataatattgacaaaatacCTTTAACACAACTTAATGATGAACACTGTACAAtactgaaaaatattgaaaaattaatagaaaataaaatagaacaaaATGTAGAATCGATTAGTCCTGATTGTTCgacatttcaaaataatgaaattaatgttGAGCATAATTCAGGTTCTGAGTTTGACGAATTCTCTGATTTTCATGTATTTTCGAATTCTACtatcgaaaataaattaatttgtgataaaaatgatgacgatgatgatttCTGTAATTATGAAACTTCCATACCAAATTTTAATGATTCAGTAAAGTTCAAACATTCCAATGTCGAAGAAGTACAATGTTCAACcagtaatattaatgatttagtATTGAAACCTGATAACCAAAATAGTGTAATTaacaatgatgatgatgatgacaatttttgtgattttgaatCTGGTTACACTACATCAGGTTATCATACCATTGACCAAGTCAAAgattcaaaacaaaattgtgCAAATTTAGATTCAGAATCTCATGTTCCACTTGATTACAAACAATTTTGCAAAGACGCTTTTCAAGGAGATTAtgtaagcttttttttttactaataatacatttatttatacttaattttctaCTATTATTTACTAGGAGTTATGCGAGGAAACCGATTTGCAAAACTTAGATAATGAGTTAAATGAGTCTCAAGTATGGCAGGGTTTAAAAGATGTAGATTCAAGTCCAGCCCTTAACTATAATTGGACCAAATCGgaatcaaataatgtttttcttgCTTCACTCTCGATTGATTCTAGGAACATAGTAagtttaatacaaaatgttactaataatttaattgtaaatatttcggttttttttttaataatattggatttaaatATGACAGTTATATGGTGCTTCTTGGAACCCAAAAGTCCCTAGATTTGCCGCAAACATGTCTAACAATCCATTGGAACCATTAAAAGCTTCTAACAATGACACAACTGATACAAAAATATCACAATCTTTTTCCAATGGCCCAATGCAGGTGAATTTAATTTCACtttcttaataaaattaatatcctTAAAACGCTAAATAaactttgtatatattataataaaggatACAGTACCGGACCCTGAATTCGACTGGAAAAGCAGTGGTTTAATAAATCCATTGGACTGTAAGTATTCTATAGATGTCTTATATCTAAACAGTACCTACAGTAAATTCTACCATTTATCAATCTTTTAcatgaaaattttttataattacgtatTAATTTTGcaaatctttttaaattaattttttttttttttttaattgcataatatctatacaataaatttttaatattaaataaacatgaaatagaggaactgaaaaatataaaataccttgtGTTTTCTTGggacaaaatgaaaaaaaaaatcaataatattttagtatttaaaaaaaattaactattctaaataatctaaaagaaaaaggtaggcaagtgggtaccGTTCTGCAGTACATTAGGTGTCAAGtgggtatgttaaatttgaattcaatgatatgtcATTGTATATTAACaacgattctgagcagagaTGGTTTCTCAgcctatttcattaaatatattttttgatatagctattaaattaatttattttacttttagtattatgataggttcatattattttttcttatccatatattattataataatatacatttatatcatattaaatcaatttatataagtctaaatgtaattttatctttttgtaAATATCGTGAGATAGCAAAAATAGattcaaagtataaatatatatatcctaaaatatcataaatatatcacatataaaaattcatataaatattacgcacgtaaaagttttaagtttccatgaataatgttttttatataataggtgcttttgccctaaactgaaccagaaaattgtaatcgtggaaatatggagtatctttgttcctatattatgtgggagatagacagagaaagcaaatacttaattttaataaaataattaacattgttatttattgtttaattctgTAAATGTCATCCAAATTCtaatttcaaatacattatacaaaaattttttttataaaatatgcatatgtatttttttatatatttatagagatataaaagtaacttttgttagatcttgtattaaattttcaagaattttgacctagcaaataatttttttttatatttatagaaaaaaaactaaaaaaaattggtaatgcCTAATAAATGGCTCCAAAAGAGTtagaaaaaacttttaaaatatcatcatattattaaaatgataataagacAAAGATGATAATACCTTAGTGAACAATTTAAGtatctattgttatttataattttatttgaaatgaaataaaatatcaataattgtttgcgaagaaataattattttagggtGAATACtgaatgttgtaaaaatttgataatttaataaagttgaaaatataaacttgaaatgtatagaaaaaaggCCTTTGACAAAGTTATaaagaactttgtattaaatttccaaatattaggtataaaatcaaaaatttttaagaattaatcactttaaaataatttactaattttcgggatttttattaactttgtcaatattctaactttaaatgcttataaaaagtattgcgactttaaatataatagacaataatattttgttaatccaGGAACTAATAACTTATGAggaacttttattaattttttgagaaaACAAAATAGATTCTGTAAAAAACTGGATTTACGTgaaaatttccatttttcttatttttatttttcccaattattttaaaactacttttatttgtttaaagtacaatctaaattcaattttctattcTAAACCAtccatattattgaaaattctaTCATTTTATCAACTACTTATCGTAttcattaacaaaaaaaaaaaaaacatcactttaaaattaatacatttatcgctcagtttagaatctaaaaaattagttagaaccataattaaaattaagggCACATAAAATGAAGcttttgtttttaatctattattaaaaaataaaaataatattgataatagaacaaaattatgtagttcattatattataaattattagttttgaatTAACTTCTGAATCTTGTGAATAATATCTTGACTAAGGatactatatagaatataaattactcACAAAAATTGTGcacatttttatactataacttagcatttattttgatataatttagttttttaatcatagtatatatacaaaaatgtattgctaaattatcttttaatttggcataaaattaaaaataatttatcatcacatgtatttatattattgatttatctaataattttgaaaataaaatttataatgagcacttaattatcaaatataattactcagatgatttataaattttaatgatggTTTTtggttttgattaatatttaatactaattagaCGTCTAACAAATtgtatagcatattatttaattattggcaattagcaaaaataattaatttattaataataatacaattttacagtataattaattgtaagtaGGCacctgaaaaaaattaattaagttttttcttttacattattaactataatttactattaactttttaatggttaataattattattaggtatagaaaaccatcaaaataataacttaaaatcatttaaatattcaaaatactttgaaataaatctaaatattattaatttttatctgttaaatacattattgatctattttttttttattaaaaatatataaggtgTAGGTACAcctattaatatcatatttgtattatgtgtttagaatttatttattatctatataatataggccatgtgcataataaattatttaaaactttttataagatatatactaaatggtgaaaattattaacctcattatatttttaatattacttaataatttaaaattgtttgcatACAACTTaatcattgaaaataatttgtaacagATAGATATCAATTAGTATATAAactcatatttaattttctaagaatatgcaattgttaaattatttaatattaatgtacataacTGTGATTAGATATTGAGATAATATATGTTATCATaggtaaacaataattaaattatttttttcaactgcATTTTTATTCAGTGAAATTTGCTGTGGTAAGATGTGTCCACTATCATTATACCtgctgaattattaaaaaaattaaattattatatttatcatttttctagCTACAAGATATAATAGatggaaattaataaatcattctaAATTATCTGCATtggtaaacatttatattaagataacaattttttttgtattttcggttgttcactattttttattctataaatacattttacacatttttaaataatattttcttatatttatatgggATGAATTTATGAgcgttcaataatatatatgtaatatttacatgtaaatattataaaaaattgtacacgAGGCTTGTTAACAATGATTATCTGTAGTGTATACAATATGTGTAgaattgtgttttatatttaatttttaaattacatcttGGCATCCCATTAAAATTTCcttgtatataaaaaagtataattttattttataccttaaaTTGTGGCATATACACTATATCCCTTTTACAAGTATTAAGAAAAATtgcatagttattagttattacttattttaattttcattcttatgaccatatcatatattatccCAATCCATTTACGCGTGGTAAAAAACATGTTATGTCTTTTCAGAGttcacatttaaattaatttttttttgattttgtcattaaaatatattttttcaattcagTTAGATAATATGACACAGTATAAatttacactttttaatttttcatatttttttatatttgactgGCAATTGCATTGTTTAACATTTGTGATATAcgatcaattaaaatattttttaatttttttataatcaaattttaactattgtttaatgtacattacaatttagtttattatgttAAGGCAACTTATTAATACTGTCCAACATTAGAACCAAAATAGGAAAAActggtaattaataaaattaagaatatacaaatgtttaaaattattatttagtaatttgataatatacttaacaaATGCTTTTTACTAATCTAATTGCCTTTTCATTATGcttcaaataattgttaattttggtGGTGGAGCTAAACATGCATTTATTGTGGGCTAATTAGGTAATCATACGTCGCTACTCGATCTTGAACTCCTTGATACACTTGCACCATGCTGTACAAATGCTCGTGAGTATTTCTGTTTTTGCttaatgtgtaataatttgtaacaaaataatgttCTTAAGATGCTATACtagtatatgttttttttcatcttacattaattatttttttacaattattgtaaaatataccaATTACAGAATCAATTTTGTGTTACTAGCTAATGGAATGAATTGATTAATTATCAaatgttataacattatttatacttgtacatacattttaatgtaattttaaaagcaaGTTATTAGCATTttcaaatagtatattatttaaatattcttctttatattaaaaacatgttgtaaataatagaaatataacaaGAAATCAACATAAaagtactaataaaattataatcataatgttattgctttttaacttgttaaaataatgttgagtgcaattttgctatattttatatttgtaagatGGACAAGACATATGTGAGTATAGTAACCTATGCATTTATGGATTGCTTTGCTGTTATGTATAATCTTACATACAAAattgagatattttattataatagtctatggtataatttttagtaccttaataatttaaaattataatctaataatctaaataataaaatttatgttttaattgtaaataattttataatcatgagtattatcatttattgttattcatatcatatagctatataaataacaaaataatgatacaagataatattttacaaacttattgttgtataaaaattgtaattatgtcttatatactattattataaattacatcaattatttgaaaaagagtacatttgtattaaattgttatattgttttattaaatgcataCCATTCTTATGTCTTATTTTGTCTTTTgaacttcaaaattattcttacataaatttcattaatattgtgaaaatgtatatacataattgaCATACTTGTATATTGatactaaaatgtatgtattatttttaaaactaatgagttatacattagttatacataaattaaattttgtaatatatatttcttttttacaatataataactataaataactgtacttcatttgtatattttaatattctgttttgtgttaattaattttagttcagCCTCAAACATGGAAAACATCTGAGGTTGTGAAAGAAGAAGAAATACACATCCAAAGTAGTCCTGAAAGTACAGATGTGTTTGATGAGTTTTTTAGTGCATCATTACCATCATCATCCGACAATCAATCAATAGATACCATTGATAGTCCAAGTTCGCTCATAGCAACAGTGAGTCATGAAGCACAAAGAATTTTGGATAATTTGCCTGATTTCGAGGTATTGCAAAAAccttatttagtaatattagaaagagaaaacaatatatttctgaattaatttttttttttataaaaaattatataatataagaatgctAGGTCACTGCAGCAAGAAGAAATATCCTATATTTTTTCTTGTTGAAATTAAGTCCATTATGTGCAATAAGTTTAAACTAATCTGTCCAAATTGTTTTCatgtgtaaattaatttaaataatcatttatcatttatcttGTGTATTCCTGTTAgttaattgattttatcataaaagtaaaaacatcaTCATTAAttccaaaatgtttaaaagattattatcttcataataattggggttttttttctattgacaaaattgttttttatattcttaactGTATTGTTAATTgaagttgtttaaaatatagaagttaaaattttattggATTAAAAATAAAGCATGAAGAAGTTCATATCTGTTTTAAGTTCCAAATGCATTAGATATATTTGtgctactaaataataataattattatttcatttctaGTCCATGTGTAGCATGCAAGACCTTATTTTGTATTCCATAATTACTTATTCATTCAATATGTAGAGATTtctataagttttattaaaatttaaatacaattaaggtTACCGCTTTTAGATTTAAGTAgacttatttcaattaaatcaatttacctTAACTAggtatgtattgtttttttttataatatatcatttcatTCTGCACATTCtacatattttcttaaattatccacatttttccataaatttattattcttttaagtGTTAAAAGCTTGTAATCATAGACAAGCAATTTTAACAATCCTTattgttaaatcaattattgataaatattgatatacctCCATTATCATTTGATATGACTACAATCTACAGGCTGTATATCTGGCTATTATCTATGTAGGTACTGGTTCATTGTTTTTCTAACAATTAGgtgaataattttcaaagtctgatttttattaaaaattctcaaaaGTCTACAATTTCTAACAatagttaatgatttttttttaaatttaaaatagtaattaattaatagaacTCTACAAACTGCTCAAAAATAAAGTATGGAATGGCTTATAGTTGTTGAATTTGCTTAGTAAACTATTTTTGTTGTTGAtagatatttaactatttattaaaatatcaagatATTTGGATTGactaaacttaataattaatatgaaaatatgtttttacaatttaatgtatattataaacatataaactaaatttaaatgagttatatttgtgtttaatatgtttaaattatacaggGTGGGGCACTAAAACGGCaaatttcaaacattaattataaaacaaaatgtaattatttatgtcaattattaatgtattagaatagagtacataataatttctTCAAGATAACTACCATCTCTTCATAAGCACTCTTCTTATCTTCCTTGAATTAGATAATTCtactttgataaatattaatacaaaatgaatGTTGAGGAGACActaattgtcattatttttataaaacaattttacaacaaaataatgttgTTTATCATTCCTTGTTCATTGGCtgtcgtattatttttaaagtaataatatttaatgaatgaacattattaacatagagaaaatttattttttaaattgtttgtttcaTTTCCCCactctgtattatattttagtcagTTCACCAACATTTCCTTGGTAGCTCATCTAGTCTTAATGGCTCTATTAGATATgtaccaaataaatattaattatagtatgcATACAATACATTAggtaaagtttattattttaaggtttATTTTGTGCTATCTATTAAGTTTTTCTTTAATGTTTCTCATGTTTTGTTTGTAATTCATATTCCAATGGTTGTAACTTGTATTTAagtcataattttaaatctgcattccttttttttgttattatttatagcttaGTATAATCATCTACATATTTATGGCGATATCAACATTAGATTGAATTCATACATTCGTACCCATTAAAATTAgagttgtaaaaatataaaaacaatatgctcaattaatatttgtttcaatGAAAGTGTTTAGCCACTCAAATATCTTGTTTCTAGCATTGAGTGGCGGTTTtgactatattttcaataaggatttttttattacattctaTGACTTAAActtaaacaattgaaaaaaaaattgcatattaaaaattgtttattataaataatataataatcaataaggttaggttaatattgtactaaatatGTAATGGTAATAATGCCAGTACATATTTCCAAATTATTAATGAGCCAGACCGATTCAATAGTTCCCAGTTTTGATTTTGTGAGTTGCATgttcattttttactttttttaagttttttttttttttacataaaatttgcATACACATTAATTTAGTTCTATTGTGTAGTCTATAATTAGTGCTTGTGACAAAaccgttatttttaattaactcatGACTTTATACATTCATAGTTATTTGTGTGCACacctaataaatacctatacactAATCATTTacctattcaaaaaataaaaaataggtagttctgtgtaaaataaaatattttcaaaggtTAGAAGgttatagatttaataatatttgacaaCTTCAAATGTTTGAAATTGAATGAAcattaatagtaggtataaagtataacatttataaattatttttttttatatgttatgtaaTGTGCCACCTCACTTGCCTCGCTGCCAAAAACCGCCACTGCAAttgacttaaaatatattaaatataattgaatgtattaattatttagtgaaaTTTTATTCTTGAccttttcataatttataaacaacatgtaaaaatcagtaaataataaattttcaaaattattttttagaaatattggtgaatcttacaattttttgtgattaatgatttttattttatatgaagaaggaataaataaagtattatttttttatccattacattttttaaatattacaacaaaGATAATTTCTTGAAAACTACAatcaagttaaaatatatattaggtattttgaataatcttatcactaaaagtattttataattaaaaataaaacataattttaaatttttatattttaagtagataccataataattgttttaaatttataaatgttaaaaggtatattttatttattttcatccaattaagtatttaaacatttcagaCTGGTGTagcaataatatgtttaatttgatAATGGTTAATATGTCAATAGCAAAGCTTTGTTCTTCAAATAATTGAATGTATACttatgatatgtattttatcttatattatttaaagtggataacatacttatatttattcaacaacgtttatcaatatttaatatcttaagTGTTTAAAGTTGTTTAATGTAATGTTACAAATAggaaattttcataaatttaggTAACTGAAGTatgttagtataaatattttttgtagttacCATACAAATTGTAAATGTCTTAATGTTGAAAGCTATGTCTTGATTGACGAATGTTTGTGAAATTTGATCAAGAtgtttgtacttatattattaatattttccttaTGAAAGTCCATACGTTTAGGTCTTTATAATCCGTCctcttattagttttattacataaaattatttttattgataatttttgatCTCTTTGGTAATGTACGAAGTacttaaatttttgtttgttgaATAAATTAAGTAAGTAACACTAAATAGGAGTTATTTCAATTACTCTGTTATTTGATATTAGAAATTTTGAtccttatattagttatttggtatgtaaaaataactcatttttattgttaaaaaaaaacaatagtagtaataatgtaaatttaatttaaaaaatattgtgagtTGTGACTGCTAACattccttatattttttaaattaaatgtattaacaataatatgttgttgAAGTTTGAATCAATTTTTGTGTTTAAGGTTTGCTCTAAgtgattacttattattattattattattattattataattaatataattttgttaaataatgttgtttgtatt encodes the following:
- the LOC132926312 gene encoding aftiphilin isoform X1; this translates as MSDDIPPLIPETPPPMTKLDWEDDEDFMDYPHLALELPSESSLSPDGGWNPIDELSLPYDGDVIREPAACIESNSNDTLSKLPSNISMNDPSVESSLSEQQPSLHQNNLSIWKDKKDISWENINKLTNDSCDNVNEIDCNTEIKHNESSENIIDNNRKIVDDDLSVTSDQYICDLENVKNNTIPPNLPNLVLQLNNSEVYENNETFQPVTNVNFEKSTDQKTLVNGYLECVNVKESSNQTNCVQNVLLENLKNDVSDTGTPNDTYVISVDDLSVNNNNNNNIIIKNDQEEYSDFCDFETNLPDSLNVPLPNRTSQENHEITEDYHTVDQHNIDKIPLTQLNDEHCTILKNIEKLIENKIEQNVESISPDCSTFQNNEINVEHNSGSEFDEFSDFHVFSNSTIENKLICDKNDDDDDFCNYETSIPNFNDSVKFKHSNVEEVQCSTSNINDLVLKPDNQNSVINNDDDDDNFCDFESGYTTSGYHTIDQVKDSKQNCANLDSESHVPLDYKQFCKDAFQGDYELCEETDLQNLDNELNESQVWQGLKDVDSSPALNYNWTKSESNNVFLASLSIDSRNILYGASWNPKVPRFAANMSNNPLEPLKASNNDTTDTKISQSFSNGPMQDTVPDPEFDWKSSGLINPLDCNHTSLLDLELLDTLAPCCTNALQPQTWKTSEVVKEEEIHIQSSPESTDVFDEFFSASLPSSSDNQSIDTIDSPSSLIATVSHEAQRILDNLPDFEFVITFSVATIQPHSVLQNYKYYQKNVLSVFMDL
- the LOC132926312 gene encoding aftiphilin isoform X3, which codes for MSDDIPPLIPETPPPMTKLDWEDDEDFMDYPHLALELPSESSLSPDGGWNPIDELSLPYDGDVIREPAACIESNSNDTLSKLPSNISMNDPSVESSLSEQQPSLHQNNLSIWKDKKDISWENINKLTNDSCDNVNEIDCNTEIKHNESSENIIDNNRKIVDDDLSVTSDQYICDLENVKNNTIPPNLPNLVLQLNNSEVYENNETFQPVTNVNFEKSTDQKTLVNGYLECVNVKESSNQTNCVQNVLLENLKNDVSDTGTPNDTYVISVDDLSVNNNNNNNIIIKNDQEEYSDFCDFETNLPDSLNVPLPNRTSQENHEITEDYHTVDQHNIDKIPLTQLNDEHCTILKNIEKLIENKIEQNVESISPDCSTFQNNEINVEHNSGSEFDEFSDFHVFSNSTIENKLICDKNDDDDDFCNYETSIPNFNDSVKFKHSNVEEVQCSTSNINDLVLKPDNQNSVINNDDDDDNFCDFESGYTTSGYHTIDQVKDSKQNCANLDSESHVPLDYKQFCKDAFQGDYELCEETDLQNLDNELNESQVWQGLKDVDSSPALNYNWTKSESNNVFLASLSIDSRNILYGASWNPKVPRFAANMSNNPLEPLKASNNDTTDTKISQSFSNGPMQDTVPDPEFDWKSSGLINPLDFQPQTWKTSEVVKEEEIHIQSSPESTDVFDEFFSASLPSSSDNQSIDTIDSPSSLIATVSHEAQRILDNLPDFEFVITFSVATIQPHSVLQNYKYYQKNVLSVFMDL
- the LOC132926312 gene encoding aftiphilin isoform X2, which produces MSDDIPPLIPETPPPMTKLDWEDDEDFMDYPHLALELPSESSLSPDGGWNPIDELSLPYDGDVIREPAACIESNSNDTLSKLPSNISMNDPSVESSLSEQQPSLHQNNLSIWKDKKDISWENINKLTNDSCDNVNEIDCNTEIKHNESSENIIDNNRKIVDDDLSVTSDQYICDLENVKNNTIPPNLPNLVLQLNNSEVYENNETFQPVTNVNFEKSTDQKTLVNGYLECVNVKESSNQTNCVQNVLLENLKNDVSDTGTPNDTYVISVDDLSVNNNNNNNIIIKNDQEEYSDFCDFETNLPDSLNVPLPNRTSQENHEITEDYHTVDQHNIDKIPLTQLNDEHCTILKNIEKLIENKIEQNVESISPDCSTFQNNEINVEHNSGSEFDEFSDFHVFSNSTIENKLICDKNDDDDDFCNYETSIPNFNDSVKFKHSNVEEVQCSTSNINDLVLKPDNQNSVINNDDDDDNFCDFESGYTTSGYHTIDQVKDSKQNCANLDSESHVPLDYKQFCKDAFQGDYELCEETDLQNLDNELNESQVWQGLKDVDSSPALNYNWTKSESNNVFLASLSIDSRNILYGASWNPKVPRFAANMSNNPLEPLKASNNDTTDTKISQSFSNGPMQDTVPDPEFDWKSSGLINPLDCNHTSLLDLELLDTLAPCCTNALQPQTWKTSEVVKEEEIHIQSSPESTDVFDEFFSASLPSSSDNQSIDTIDSPSSLIATVSHEAQRILDNLPDFEVLQKPYLVILERENNIFLN
- the LOC132926312 gene encoding aftiphilin isoform X4, which codes for MSDDIPPLIPETPPPMTKLDWEDDEDFMDYPHLALELPSESSLSPDGGWNPIDELSLPYDGDVIREPAACIESNSNDTLSKLPSNISMNDPSVESSLSEQQPSLHQNNLSIWKDKKDISWENINKLTNDSCDNVNEIDCNTEIKHNESSENIIDNNRKIVDDDLSVTSDQYICDLENVKNNTIPPNLPNLVLQLNNSEVYENNETFQPVTNVNFEKSTDQKTLVNGYLECVNVKESSNQTNCVQNVLLENLKNDVSDTGTPNDTYVISVDDLSVNNNNNNNIIIKNDQEEYSDFCDFETNLPDSLNVPLPNRTSQENHEITEDYHTVDQHNIDKIPLTQLNDEHCTILKNIEKLIENKIEQNVESISPDCSTFQNNEINVEHNSGSEFDEFSDFHVFSNSTIENKLICDKNDDDDDFCNYETSIPNFNDSVKFKHSNVEEVQCSTSNINDLVLKPDNQNSVINNDDDDDNFCDFESGYTTSGYHTIDQVKDSKQNCANLDSESHVPLDYKQFCKDAFQGDYELCEETDLQNLDNELNESQVWQGLKDVDSSPALNYNWTKSESNNVFLASLSIDSRNILYGASWNPKVPRFAANMSNNPLEPLKASNNDTTDTKISQSFSNGPMQDTVPDPEFDWKSSGLINPLDCNHTSLLDLELLDTLAPCCTNALQPQTWKTSEVVKEEEIHIQSSPESTDVFDEFFSASLPSSSDNQSIDTIDSPSSLIATVSHEAQRILDNLPDFE
- the LOC132926312 gene encoding aftiphilin isoform X5; translated protein: MSDDIPPLIPETPPPMTKLDWEDDEDFMDYPHLALELPSESSLSPDGGWNPIDELSLPYDGDVIREPAACIESNSNDTLSKLPSNISMNDPSVESSLSEQQPSLHQNNLSIWKDKKDISWENINKLTNDSCDNVNEIDCNTEIKHNESSENIIDNNRKIVDDDLSVTSDQYICDLENVKNNTIPPNLPNLVLQLNNSEVYENNETFQPVTNVNFEKSTDQKTLVNGYLECVNVKESSNQTNCVQNVLLENLKNDVSDTGTPNDTYVISVDDLSVNNNNNNNIIIKNDQEEYSDFCDFETNLPDSLNVPLPNRTSQENHEITEDYHTVDQHNIDKIPLTQLNDEHCTILKNIEKLIENKIEQNVESISPDCSTFQNNEINVEHNSGSEFDEFSDFHVFSNSTIENKLICDKNDDDDDFCNYETSIPNFNDSVKFKHSNVEEVQCSTSNINDLVLKPDNQNSVINNDDDDDNFCDFESGYTTSGYHTIDQVKDSKQNCANLDSESHVPLDYKQFCKDAFQGDYELCEETDLQNLDNELNESQVWQGLKDVDSSPALNYNWTKSESNNVFLASLSIDSRNILYGASWNPKVPRFAANMSNNPLEPLKASNNDTTDTKISQSFSNGPMQDTVPDPEFDWKSSGLINPLDSTRYNRWKLINHSKLSALFSLKHGKHLRL
- the LOC132926312 gene encoding aftiphilin isoform X6, which produces MSDDIPPLIPETPPPMTKLDWEDDEDFMDYPHLALELPSESSLSPDGGWNPIDELSLPYDGDVIREPAACIESNSNDTLSKLPSNISMNDPSVESSLSEQQPSLHQNNLSIWKDKKDISWENINKLTNDSCDNVNEIDCNTEIKHNESSENIIDNNRKIVDDDLSVTSDQYICDLENVKNNTIPPNLPNLVLQLNNSEVYENNETFQPVTNVNFEKSTDQKTLVNGYLECVNVKESSNQTNCVQNVLLENLKNDVSDTGTPNDTYVISVDDLSVNNNNNNNIIIKNDQEEYSDFCDFETNLPDSLNVPLPNRTSQENHEITEDYHTVDQHNIDKIPLTQLNDEHCTILKNIEKLIENKIEQNVESISPDCSTFQNNEINVEHNSGSEFDEFSDFHVFSNSTIENKLICDKNDDDDDFCNYETSIPNFNDSVKFKHSNVEEVQCSTSNINDLVLKPDNQNSVINNDDDDDNFCDFESGYTTSGYHTIDQVKDSKQNCANLDSESHVPLDYKQFCKDAFQGDYELCEETDLQNLDNELNESQVWQGLKDVDSSPALNYNWTKSESNNVFLASLSIDSRNILYGASWNPKVPRFAANMSNNPLEPLKASNNDTTDTKISQSFSNGPMQDTVPDPEFDWKSSGLINPLDCAFALN